One genomic region from Balaenoptera musculus isolate JJ_BM4_2016_0621 chromosome X, mBalMus1.pri.v3, whole genome shotgun sequence encodes:
- the LOC118888197 gene encoding uncharacterized protein LOC118888197 isoform X1, which yields MSDKPDLSEVEKFDKSKLKKTNTKEKNTLPSKETIWVFDLIPNEPCKLWFWPSLPDDKMSYPAGERVWSNIVRWGSPCKSKFQHCLSVLILVKLCRDFRHLLMSSHPQSLAKRSGVAYVP from the exons ATGAGTGATAAGCCAGACTTGTCTGAAGTGGAGAAGTTTGACAAGTCAAAACTGAAGAAAActaacactaaagaaaaaaacactcttCCCTCAAAGGAAA CTATTTGGGTCTTTGATCTCATCCCTAATGAGCCATGCAAACTGTGGTTTTGGCCTTCTCTACCTGATGACAAGATGAG CTATCCAGCAGGAGAAAGAGTGTGGTCAAACATCGTAAGATGGGGATCTCCTTGCAAGAGCAAATTTCAACATTGCTTGAGTGTCTTGATTTTGGTAAAACTTTGTAGAGATTTTAGGCATCTTCTGATGTCTTCTCACCCACAATCCCTGGCTAAGAGGTCAGGGGTAGCCTACGTTCCCTga
- the LOC118888197 gene encoding thymosin beta-15A isoform X2, with translation MSDKPDLSEVEKFDKSKLKKTNTKEKNTLPSKETIQQEKECGQTS, from the exons ATGAGTGATAAGCCAGACTTGTCTGAAGTGGAGAAGTTTGACAAGTCAAAACTGAAGAAAActaacactaaagaaaaaaacactcttCCCTCAAAGGAAA CTATCCAGCAGGAGAAAGAGTGTGGTCAAACATCGTAA